Proteins co-encoded in one Leptodactylus fuscus isolate aLepFus1 chromosome 4, aLepFus1.hap2, whole genome shotgun sequence genomic window:
- the IRX2 gene encoding iroquois-class homeodomain protein IRX-2, producing MSYPQGYLYQPPGSLALYSCPAYGASALAAPRSEELARSSSGSAFSPYPGSAAFSAQAATGFSSPLQYSSDPAGFPSYMGSPYDAHTTGMAGAISYHPYGSPAYPYQLNDPAYRKNATRDATATLKAWLQEHRKNPYPTKGEKIMLAIITKMTLTQVSTWFANARRRLKKENKMTWAPRNKSEDEDEEDGDGERGKEEHGDKIQDSNETSAEDEGISLHVDSLTDHSCSAESDGDKLPCRPGEHLCESGTESKEKYEDEDDDEDIDEEDRVLPVKPVTSSPLTGIEAPVLNHQHEGSPRNSNKSTLDNRLSPVSQTQASKPKLWSLAEIATSDVKHQNLGQSCHPSAVSSTTSSAASHNSAYASSSILGRHIYYTSPFYSNYTNYGNFNALQSQGILRYNSTTATSNEGLSQTVLNSNSLHKHTSDSIKTSSSQLDQHYRSTSYESKKDPTEVCTVGVQPYI from the exons ATGTCCTATCCTCAGGGTTACCTATACCAGCCCCCTGGCTCCCTGGCACTCTACTCCTGCCCGGCTTATGGGGCCTCAGCACTTGCAGCCCCCAGGAGTGAAGAACTGGCCCGATCTTCATCAGGCTCTGCCTTCAGCCCTTACCCTGGATCTGCAGCCTTCAGTGCCCAAGCAGCCACAGGCTTCAGCAGCCCCCTGCAGTATTCTAGcgacccagctggatttccatcctatatg gGTTCTCCTTATGATGCACACACGACAGGCATGGCAGGAGCCATCAGCTATCATCCATATGGCAGTCCAGCTTATCCCTACCAATTAAATGACCCAGCGTATAGGAAAAATGCTACCAGGGATGCTACAGCCACTTTGAAGGCCTGGTTACAAGAGCACAGGAAAAACCCTTATCCCACCAAGGGCGAGAAGATCATGCTGGCTATCATCACTAAGATGACCCTTACCCAGGTGTCCACGTGGTTTGCCAATGCCAGGAGGAGGCTCAAGAAAGAGAACAAAATGACCTGGGCGCCACGAAATAAAAGTGAGGACGAGGATGAAGAGGATGGAGATGGAGAAAGGGGCAAAGAAGAACATGGAGATAAAATCCAGGACagcaatgagacttctgcagagGATGAAG GAATAAGCTTGCACGTCGATTCCCTCACGGATCATTCCTGTTCTGCAGAATCAGACGGGGATAAATTACCTTGCAGACCTGGGGAGCACCTTTGTGAATCAGGCACTGAATCCAAAGAAAAATAtgaggatgaagatgatgatgaagacATTGATGAGGAAGACAGAGTTCTCCCTGTGAAGCCAGTGACCTCTTCACCCCTGACTGGCATAGAAGCCCCCGTACTCAATCATCAGCATGAAGGGAGCCCCAGAAATTCCAACAAATCTACCCTGGACAATAGGTTATCCCCTGTTTCCCAGACTCAGGCCAGCAAACCCAAGTTATGGTCCCTGGCAGAGATCGCCACCTCAGATGTTAAACACCAGAACTTGGGCCAAAGCTGCCATCCGTCTGCTGTATCCTCCACCACCTCTTCAGCTGCGTCTCACAACTCTGCTTATGCTTCATCTTCCATCCTGGGGAGACATATATACTACACATCACCTTTTTATAGTAATTACACAAACTATGGAAATTTCAATGCTCTCcaaagccaaggaatcctaaGATATAACTCAACAACAGCAACTTCTAATGAGGGGCTAAGTCAGACGGTATTAAACAGTAACTCTCTGCACAAACATACCAGTGACTCTATTAAAACATCCAGCAGTCAGCTAGATCAACACTACAGGTCAACCAGCTACGAATCCAAAAAAG ATCCCACAGAAGTGTGCACAGTAGGAGTACAACCATACATATAG